In one Amia ocellicauda isolate fAmiCal2 chromosome 2, fAmiCal2.hap1, whole genome shotgun sequence genomic region, the following are encoded:
- the rab2a gene encoding ras-related protein Rab-2A, whose protein sequence is MAYAYLFKYIIIGDTGVGKSCLLLQFTDKRFQPVHDLTIGVEFGARMITIDGKQIKLQIWDTAGQESFRSITRSYYRGAAGALLVYDITRRDTFNHLTTWLEDARQHSNSNMVIMLIGNKSDLESRREVKKEEGEAFAREHGLIFMETSAKTASNVEEAFINTAKEIYEKIQEGVFDINNEANGIKIGPQHAATNATLAGNQGGQQAGGGCC, encoded by the exons gagTGGGGAAATCATGTTTATTATTACAGTTCACAGATAAGAGGTTTCAACCTGTTCATGACCTCACTATTG GTGTAGAATTTGGGGCACGAATGATCACTATTGATGGAAAACAGATAAAACTTCAAATCTGGGATACT gccggccaggagtcTTTCAGGTCCATCACAAGGTCCTACTACCGTGGTGCTGCTGGAGCTCTCTTAGTTTATGATATCACAAG AAGGGACACCTTTAACCACTTGACGACCTGGTTAGAAGATGCACGCCAACATTCCAACTCCAATATGGTCATCATGCTCATCGGAAACAAGAG TGATCTGGAGTCACGGAGAGAGGTGAAGAAAGAGGAAGGAGAGGCCTTTGCCAGAGAACACGGTCTTATCTTTATGGAAACCTCTGCTAAAACAGCTTCCAATGTAGAAGAG GCATTTATCAACACAGCCAAGGAGATTTATGAGAAGATCCAAGAAGGCGTCTTTGATATTAATAACGAG GCAAATGGCATTAAGATTGGACCCCAGCATGCTGCAACCAACGCAACACTTGCGGGCAACCAAGGAGGACAACAGGCGGGCGGGGGGTGCTGCTGA